Within the Clostridiales bacterium genome, the region GAATCAGAAATATGTATTAATAGCAAGAGTTAATTAGATATACATTGGAAAGGTACTCTCACCACCCAAGAGGTAGAGGCGTCTTGTTTTATCTCTTACTTGTAAAAGTGATGTATTCTCACTAAATCTTAAATAAAAAATGTGAGAACTTCTTCATACTTTGGAATAATTTTGTCGAAAATTAATAAGACAACTATAGTCTTGTACGCATAAAATGGACATAATGTATAAATTTCGGTACATATGATTATTGAGTGTCAAAGTATAAGTTTGAGGAGGGTTTTATTGTATGAAAAAACAGATTGTAAAAAAAAGTTTTGAAAGAATATTTGAGGTTATAGTAATCCCAGTGGCTTTGTTAGGATTGTTTGCTTTTGCGCCATGTGTAACTAGTTTTGTATATGCAGAAGATCTTCCTTGTGTGGAAGAGACACATGAGTGTGAAGGATTAGATTCAGATGAAGCCCAAGATGAAGAGACATATAAGTGGGGAAGAGTAGATTTAGATGAAGTCCAAGATGAAGAGACACACGAGTGTGAAGGAGCAAATTCGGACGAAGCCCAAGATGATTTAATTTTTGAAATAAATTCGTTAAATAGTAAATTTGTTTGGGGAGATAAGGTTTTTTCGCCGTATGTACAGCTAAGCTCGGGGAATAAGATAAACATAAATGATGTGTACGCTAAAACGGGACAGAAGTACTATACATTTGCATTTATGAACAATAATAATGGAATTCCTGCATGGAGAGGAAAGTATAATTATAATTCTGGATTGTATGATGAAGAAATAGATAAGTTAAGAAGAAATGGTGGGAATATAATAATATCGTTTGGTGGAGCGAATACAAAAGAGATGGCGCCTGCGATAAAGGATGTAAATAAGTTACAAGCGGCATATCAGAGCGTAATAGATTATTATGATTTGACATGGATTGATTTAGATATAGAAGGAGAAATTCTAAAGGATAAAGCAGCTAATACAAGAAGAAATAAGGCGTTAGTAGGCCTTCAGAAAAAAAGACCGAAGGTGGTATATTCATATTGTTTACCAGCAGATCCAAGAGGTTTATCATCTAAAGCAGTAGCTTTATTAAAAGATGCAAAAGAACAGGGAGTTCGAGTAGATGTGGTAAATGTAATGGCGATGGACTACGGTGATAGTATCGCACCTAATCCTGAAGGAAAGATGGGTTACTATGCAATAAAAACTGCAGAGGAAACAAAGAAACAATTGGAGAAGATAGGATATAAAGATACCAAAGTTGGAGTAACAGTTATGATTGGTATGAACGATGTTAAATCAGAGATATTTAGAATAAAGGATGCAAAAGAATTATTGGCATGGGCAAATAAGACAAGTTGGGTTAGGTATTTAGGATTTTGGTCAGTTAATAGAGACAACGGAAACGGAAGTGGAGCAAAAGAAGCAAACGGAAAACACAGTAGCATTAGTCAGTCCTTATATGAATTCACTAACGTATTTAAAGCATTTAAAAAAGATGGAACTATGTCAAATTTTACAGCAAGTACAAATCTTGCATTAAAAAAAAATGTGACATGTTCTAGTGTAGAGGAAGGAACAGACTTAGTTGCAAAAAACGTTGTTGATGGGGATATGGAAACACGCTGGGCAAGCGAGGAAAAGAAGAATAATCCTGAATGGATACAGGTGGATTTAGGGAAAAAAATGATAATAAATAAGGTTGATATAAGATGGGAAGCTGCGTATGCAAAGGACTTTAAAATAGAGGTATCAACTGATGGGAATACGTATAAGACAGTAGCTACAGTGGATAATAATACTAGTACATCAACTAGCAATACGTTTGCATCTGTAGATGCAAGATATGTAAGAGTATATTGTACTAAAAAGGCTACAGAGTACGGCTATTCTATATTTGATATAGGCGTGTACAACACAAGACAAACTCCAGAGAATACAAATCTTGCACTAAAAAAGCCTGTAATATGTTCTAGTGTAGAAGAAGGAACAGACTTAGTTGCCCAAAACGCCGTTGATGGAACGAGAAAAACACGCTGGGCAAGCGAGGAAAAGAAGAATAATCCTGAATGGATACAGGTTGATTTAGGATCTGTGATGACAATAAATCAGGTTGATATAAATTGGGAAGCTGCATACGCAAAAGAGTTTAAGATAGAAGTATCAACTGATGGTAAAACATATAAGACAGTAGCTACAGTTAAAGATAATACTAAAACTGATACATATACAGAATTTGATGTGGTAGATGCAAGGTATGTGAGGGTATATTGTACAGAAAAAGCAACTGAATACGGGTACTCAATATATGAGTTGGGTGTATTTAATGTACAAAGATAATGTTAATGTGAATATAGCTTTTCACAAAGCAGAAATATTTACTATAACGTAGAATTTCAATAATATAACGAGAAATAAAAACCTAATCTCGGGTAATAGATGAAAATAACCAAAAGTTGATTTGACTATTAGTTTTATTAATTGTACAATACTAATTGTGTTTGAAAGACGTTCCTCAATAGCTCAGCTGGCAGAGCATGCGGCTGTTAACCGCAGGGTCGTAGGTTCGAGTCCTACTTGAGGAGCCACACAAGGGCCTTTAGCTCAGTTGGTCAGAGCAACCGGCTCATAACCGGTTGGTCCGGGGTTCGAGTCCCTGAAGGCCCACCATAGTTTGGAAGACTATTAAGGTATTAGTAGTCTTCCTTTTAGTATATAGATATTTGTTATAGGATGATAAATTGATCCTTAAATTAATGGAGTATGTAGAGTTTGAAGAGAGGGGCTTTAGAAAATTGCAATGGATGTTAAAATAAAACGTGGAGATATAATAGATGGTAGTGAAGTTTTTGTACCATCATCCAAATCTCATTCTATAAGAGCTGTTTTCATAGCAGGATTAGCAAAAGGAAGATCTTACATAGAAAATTTATTATTGTCGGATGATGTTATGTCGGCTATAGATACAATGAGAAAGTTTGGTGCAATTATAGATATAAATAATGATTGTGTTATTATTGATGGAGTTGGGGGCAAAGTTGTTGCACCCAATGAGGTAATTGATGTAGGTAATTCTGGTACGACTCTAAGGTTTGCGATGTTGGTTGCAGCAAGTGCAAATGGAACAACTACATTAACTGGTGATAGTCAAATACAAAAAAGACCAATAGGTGAGTTGGCGAGGTTGATAAAAGCTTTGGGTGGATCAATAGAGTTTTTAAAAAATGAAGATTTTGCGCCAGTTAGAGTCACAGGAAAGATATATGGTGGGGTTTCGTTATTGGATGCGTTTTCGTCACAGTATTTGTCATCTGCACTAATAACTTGTCCGCTACTTTCAAAAGATACCAACATCAATTTAGTTCGGCTAAATGAAAGGCCATATGTTGATATGACGTTGTGGTGGCTAGATAAACAAAATATAAAATATATAAATAATTTGCCAGATCGCATAACAATATTTGGGGGTCAAAGTTTTAGTGAGTTTAGTGATAAAATATCAGGGGATTATTCTTCGGCTACTTTTTTTATTGTGTTGGCAGCAATATCAGGGAGGAGAATAGTGCTTAAAAATTTAAAGCTTGATGATAAGCAGGGAGATAAAAAAGTACTTAGCGTAATTGAGTCTTTTGGTGCACATGTTATTTGGCAAGATGACGCAGTTATTGTTTGTGGTAAAAAACTGGTTGGACGTGTAGTTGATATGAATGATATACCTGATGCATTGCCAGCAATGGCAGTGTTAGGATGTTTTGCTTCGGGGGAGACACGACTTATCAATGTGTTGCAGGCACGATATAAGGAAACAGATAGAATTCATGTTATGTGTGAGGAGCTTTCAAAAGTAGGCGCAAATATACAGGAACTGCAAGATGGATTAATTATAAAAAAAAGTGATATGCACGGTGGAGAGGTGTCTGGTCACAAAGATCACAGGGTTGTTATGGCATTGGCTATATTAGGGGCATGTGTTAAGGAAAGTGTGATTTTAAAGGATGCAGAATCGGTTAATATCACATTTCCAGGCTTTTTTGAAGTATTACAGCAAATGGGAGCAAAAGTTTTTTTAGGTAATACTTGACTTATGGTATAATAATTTGGTTTAATAGAAGTGTAGTGGTTTGAAAAATTCATGCTTTTTTTAGTTGTCTGTTTATAAAGGTTGAGATCTCTAGAAGTGGTCTTGACTTAGAAATATATGTATAAGTTTTTTAGCAAGAGAAAAAAACACAGAAAGGAAAAGGCATATGATAACAATAAAAAATCTAACCAAGAAGTACGGAAGTATTTATGCCATAAAAGATTTGTCGTTTGAAGTGCAAGAAGGTGAGGTTATAGGTTTTTTAGGTCCTAATGGTGCGGGCAAATCTACTACTATGAACATATTAGCTGGTTGTATACCGGCGACAAGTGGAGAAGCAAGCATAGCAGGACACAGTATAATGGGAGAGCCACTTGAAGTAAAAAAGAGAATTGGATATCTCCCTGAAATTCCGCCATTATACCAAGATATGCGTGTTATAGAATATCTTAAGTATGTAGCAAAATTAAAAAGAGTTCCTAAAAAAGAAATACCTAATCAGTTAGAGTATGTTATTGAAAAACTTAAAATTGAAGATGTTAAGTGTAGGAAAATAAAAAATTTATCTAAAGGATATAAGCAAAGAGTTGGTTTTGCACAAGCGATATTAGGACATCCAGATGTATTGATATTAGATGAGCCAACAGTTGGCCTTGATCCAGAGCAAATAATAGAGATAAGAGAATTGATTAAAAATTTGGGTGGAGAGCACACAGTTATTTTAAGTTCACACATACTTTCAGAAATAAGTGCTGTTTGCAGCAAAGTTATTATAATAAATAATGGTGAGATTGTTGCAGTAGACACGCCTAGTAATTTGTCTAGAATGTTAGATGTTAAGAAAAAGTTGGTTGTAGTTTTGGAAAGTTCAATGGATGCAACTTTTGATTTATTAAAGACAGTAAATGGTGTCGAAAATGTTATCTTTATTGAAGAGAAAGATGGTTGTGTAACCTATGAGCTTGAGTGTGTAAAAGATGTAGATGTAGAAAAAAATATTTTCTTTGTGTTGGTAAATGAACAAATTCCACTAAAAGAGATAAAAAATGTAGAGGTTTCATTGGAAGACGTATTCTTGGAGATAATAAGATCTAATAAAAAATTTAATGAAGAACCAGTTAATGCTGAAGATGTAGCGGATATAAGTGAAGAGGATTCCAATAAGGGTGAAGAAGTTGAAGAAATAGATTCAAATGAGAGTGAAGAAGTCGAGGAAATAGATTCAAATGAGAGTGAAGAAGTCGAGGAAATAGATTCAAATGAGAGTGAAGAAGTCGAGGAAATAGATTCAAATGAGAGTGAAGAAGTTGAAGAAATAGATTCAAATGAGAGTGAAGAAATCGAGGAAATAGATTCAAACGAGAGTGAAATAAATAAAGACCAGAAAGATGATGTAGTACAACAAGAGGATGAGGAGGATAAGAATGATACAAATATTTAAGAAAGAGCTTAAATCGTATTTATTAAATCCACTAGGGTACGTATTTTTGGTTGTATTTTTTTGTATTGTTAGTATGTTGTTTTATATGTACAATTTAGAGCAAGAGGTAAGTAATTTCGGTGTAGTGTTGGCAAATTTGCGTATAGCGCTTATGATATTTATACCAGCAATAACAATGAATTTATTAGTTGAGGAAAGAAGAAATAAAACAGAGCAACTATTATTTTCGGTGCCAGTTACAATAAGTGATATAGTTATAGGAAAATTTTTGGCAGCAACTGCTATGCTTATAATAACAATAGTTTTAACTATGTTGTATCCAGCCATGTTATTAATTGTGACACCAATATACATTCCGTCATTGATAACATCATACATAGGATTTTTAGCATTAGGTATGTCGCTTATAGCTATATGCATGTTTATATCCTCATTTATGGAAAATTCGATTATATCTTTTATAGTGGGATTAGGTACAATATTTTTTATTTGGTTAGGCGAACATTTAATTGGTGTAATGAAGATAGAAATACTTTCTGAAATAGTAGATACACTTTTAGATACGTTTTGTTTAATGAGAAAATATATGGAGTTTAATGGAGGGCTTTTGAACATATCCACAGTGTGGTATTATCTTACAATAGTAGTTATGTTTGTGTTTTTGACTATTAGACAAATAGAACGAAGAAGAATAGGCTAAGGGAAGGAGACCTAACATGAAAAACGAACGCGTAATATATAGAGTGGCGAATTGGGTGATTATGGTATCTGTTATTGCGATTATGATTTTGTTAAATTATTTTATTAGGGATGCTAGCTGGAGAATAGATTTAACCGAAACAAAAACAGATACGTTAACTAAGGAGACAATAGATTACATAAAAACAGTAGATAAAGACATGACTATTATAATATTAAAGCAAGACACACCAGATGACAGTTACATAGAAAGAATAGCCAAACTTTATCATAAGGTTAATCCAAAGATAAAAGTTAAGATAGTGGATCCAGACAAAAATCCAGTGCAGATAGAGAAGTATTTGAAAAAAGATGAAACATTAAGATTAGGAAGTGTTGTAATAGATGATGGTAACAGGTGGGAGCTAATCAATATAGTAAGTATGGGTGGTCAAGATTCAAACGGAAATATAGTAATGAAGGTAGAAAGCAAAATAACAAACACAATAAACAAATTAATGGTAGATAGAGATAGTACAATATATCTCTTAACTGGGCATGGCGAAAAGGATATAAATGGTATATATGATATAAAAGAGGATTTAAATGACATTATGTTTAGTGTGGTGAATTTGAATTTATTGGCAGAAGGAAAAGTGCCTGATGATGCATATTCATTAGCAATACTTGGACCAACAAAAGATATATCCGATAAAGAGCGAGATATAATAAAAGAATATTTAGAAAATGGTGGAAACATCACAATGGCAATTGATGTAGACACAACAAACAGTAACTTCAAAAACATAAAAGAAATAATAACAGGATATAACTTGAAATTAGAGGATAATTTTGTGTGTGAAGGCAAAGGACATTGTGCGGCAGACGAGCCAATAGCGTTGTTGCCAAGGCTTAGTTACAACAAATACACTCAAAACATTATAAGAAATGGGCTAACTATTTATATGCCATTAGCAAGAAGTATAGACCTTATAGACAAAGAAAATAAGGATGTGGAAGCAACACCTATTTTGATGACATCAGAAAAATCGTGGGCTGAGACAAATTATGAAGAATTGCCTCCAGTAAAAGATGAAAAGGATGCAAAAGGTCCATTAGCGGTGGGTGCTATTGCAATAAAGAAAAATGAAGACAAAGAAAGTAAGCTTGTTTTGTTTGGAAATTCAATTTTTATAGATAATCAACTTTTAAGACAATATGCTACATTAGGTAATAAAGAAGTATTTACAACATCAATAAAGTGGTTTGAAACAGAAGAAATAACAAAGATAGAAGTGAAGCCTAAATTAGTAAAAGCAGCAAAATATACTACAAATTCTAATAAGAAATTAATGTTAGCAGCTGGATCATTAAGCATTCCTTTAGTGTTAATGGCGGCTGGAGCATTTGTTTTCATCAAAAGGAGAGATTAGTATATGAAAGATATAAAAGATAAAATGATACGAAGTGCAATAATATCAGTGTTTGTGTTGGTGATGGTTATAATAGCATTGTTTTATTATAGGTCTAAAGATCCTATGAAGGTCGACACAGAAAACAAGAAGCTGATTGAGATAACAATACCAGAAATTGAGGCAGTAGATTATATTGATAATAGTTATGATAAAGTACGAGTGTTTATGAAATTTGGAAGTGGGAGTAAGGGGCTTGAGCTTTTAGAAAGGCGTACAGTAGACAAAAAGACAGGAGAGAAAGCCGAAGACGTAGGGAAGAAGCCATCTGAGAATTCTATTAGGTTATTCGAGTTTACGCTAACAAGTTTAGACTCGGTAAAAACTGTAGCAGATAGTGCGACCAATCTTGAACAATACGGGTTTGATGAGCCTATTTGTGAAATTATAATGACCTTGAAAAATGGGGACAAAAAAGGGTTAAAGGTTGGAAAAAGGCTGTTGACGACAACGAATGCCTATTATCTTAAGTTAGATGATGATGAGAAAATATATGTTTTATCACAATGGGATTTGAACAATTTCTTGATGACTGATAATAATATTATAAATATGTGATGAGAAACAGAGAAAATAGACTATCTTCCATTTTAGGATGGGGTTAGTCTATTTTTGCTTGTGAGAAACCCAAAAGATTATTAATTATATGCCCTGGTTTTAGTGGAAGCCAGAGCATTTTTGACGCAAAATGCTTTGACTTTTTATGAAAAGTGTGATATTATTTTGCCGAAAGGTGTGTTTAATATTAAGATTGTATGAAAAATGTGTAGTGTACGATTGCACGATATATTGAAAATAGTGTTGCCATGGTAGGTGTAGAATATGTGTGAGTGTGAGAATAAAGTTTGGAAGTACAAGTACATAGATGAATCAAAAGTGCAAGAGATAAAAAGTAGAGTTTTAGTGTCTGATTTTTTAGCAAAGGTTTTAGCTACTCTAAACGTTGATGTTGAAGATATGGAGAGCTTTTTGAAACCTAGGCTTAGTAGTATGAATGATCCTTTTTTATTAAAGGATATGAACAAGTGTGTGTACAGGATCGTAAAAGCATTAGATGATGGAGAGCATATTGTTATATTTGGTGACTATGATGTAGATGGCATAACGAGCACCGCTATAATGTATGATTTTTTAACTGAACTGGGTGGTAAGGTGGATTACTACGTGCCTAACAGACTAAGTGAAGGTTATGGGCTCTCTAAAAGTGCTGTTGATAATGCTCTAGAGAAAAAGCCAGATCTTATAATTACAGTTGATTGTGGAATAACTAGTGTGCAAGAGGTCGACTACATAAGGTCAAAGGGAGTAGAAATTATAATAACAGATCATCATGAGTGTGGTAGTAAGTTACCTAATGCGTACGGTGTTATTAATCCTATGCGGGATGATAATAAGTATCCATTTAGGTCGTTAGCTGGAGTTGGGGTTGCACTAAAGCTTATTATTGCGTTGTGTAAAGAAAAAGATTTTGGTGATCAATATCTAAAATATATGGACATCGTTCTCTTAGGGACAGTGGCAGATGTTGTGAGTTTAACGGACGAAAACAGAGCTATGGTTAGGTATGGGCTAAAGAAAATGAATAAAATGCCAAACCTGGGTATAAGCAAACTTATAGAGGCAAGTGGAATTAGGTCAAGGGAAATAACTACATCGAATGTAGGTTTTGGGTTAGCTCCGAGGTTGAATGCTGCGGGTAGGCTTGGTGATGCGACTCAATGTGTTGAATTACTTACGACGCGTGATAAAAATAGAGCAGAGCATATAGCTAATTTTTTGGAGCACGAGAATAGGGAAAGAAAAAAAACAGAACAGGCTATATTAGAAGAGGCACTTGAGAAAATAAAAGCTAATGGTTTAGATAAAGATAAGGTTATAGTTGTGTCAGATGAGAATTGGCATAGAGGTGTTATAGGTATAGTAGCATCTAGAATAACAGATATGTACTTTAAACCGTCGATAGTACTAACAATGAAAGACGGTATTGCTAATGGTTCAGCAAGGAGCATAAAGAATTTTGACTTATTTTGTGCGATTAGCGAGTGTAAAGATTTATTAGTTAATTTTGGTGGACACAAGATGGCTGCGGGATTGACAATAAATCAGAATAATATAGATTTGCTAAGAAAAAGGATAAATGAGTATGCTGATGAGAAGTTGGACTTAGAGGGTATGCGTGATGTATTAGATATAACAATGCAGCTAGATATTACGGATATTACTTTGGAGAATGCCAAGAAGTTAGAGCACTTAAAGCCGTTTGGTTCTGATAATC harbors:
- a CDS encoding ABC transporter permease subunit, yielding MIQIFKKELKSYLLNPLGYVFLVVFFCIVSMLFYMYNLEQEVSNFGVVLANLRIALMIFIPAITMNLLVEERRNKTEQLLFSVPVTISDIVIGKFLAATAMLIITIVLTMLYPAMLLIVTPIYIPSLITSYIGFLALGMSLIAICMFISSFMENSIISFIVGLGTIFFIWLGEHLIGVMKIEILSEIVDTLLDTFCLMRKYMEFNGGLLNISTVWYYLTIVVMFVFLTIRQIERRRIG
- a CDS encoding DUF4340 domain-containing protein; the protein is MKDIKDKMIRSAIISVFVLVMVIIALFYYRSKDPMKVDTENKKLIEITIPEIEAVDYIDNSYDKVRVFMKFGSGSKGLELLERRTVDKKTGEKAEDVGKKPSENSIRLFEFTLTSLDSVKTVADSATNLEQYGFDEPICEIIMTLKNGDKKGLKVGKRLLTTTNAYYLKLDDDEKIYVLSQWDLNNFLMTDNNIINM
- the aroA gene encoding 3-phosphoshikimate 1-carboxyvinyltransferase codes for the protein MDVKIKRGDIIDGSEVFVPSSKSHSIRAVFIAGLAKGRSYIENLLLSDDVMSAIDTMRKFGAIIDINNDCVIIDGVGGKVVAPNEVIDVGNSGTTLRFAMLVAASANGTTTLTGDSQIQKRPIGELARLIKALGGSIEFLKNEDFAPVRVTGKIYGGVSLLDAFSSQYLSSALITCPLLSKDTNINLVRLNERPYVDMTLWWLDKQNIKYINNLPDRITIFGGQSFSEFSDKISGDYSSATFFIVLAAISGRRIVLKNLKLDDKQGDKKVLSVIESFGAHVIWQDDAVIVCGKKLVGRVVDMNDIPDALPAMAVLGCFASGETRLINVLQARYKETDRIHVMCEELSKVGANIQELQDGLIIKKSDMHGGEVSGHKDHRVVMALAILGACVKESVILKDAESVNITFPGFFEVLQQMGAKVFLGNT
- a CDS encoding ATP-binding cassette domain-containing protein codes for the protein MITIKNLTKKYGSIYAIKDLSFEVQEGEVIGFLGPNGAGKSTTMNILAGCIPATSGEASIAGHSIMGEPLEVKKRIGYLPEIPPLYQDMRVIEYLKYVAKLKRVPKKEIPNQLEYVIEKLKIEDVKCRKIKNLSKGYKQRVGFAQAILGHPDVLILDEPTVGLDPEQIIEIRELIKNLGGEHTVILSSHILSEISAVCSKVIIINNGEIVAVDTPSNLSRMLDVKKKLVVVLESSMDATFDLLKTVNGVENVIFIEEKDGCVTYELECVKDVDVEKNIFFVLVNEQIPLKEIKNVEVSLEDVFLEIIRSNKKFNEEPVNAEDVADISEEDSNKGEEVEEIDSNESEEVEEIDSNESEEVEEIDSNESEEVEEIDSNESEEVEEIDSNESEEIEEIDSNESEINKDQKDDVVQQEDEEDKNDTNI
- a CDS encoding GldG family protein, which gives rise to MKNERVIYRVANWVIMVSVIAIMILLNYFIRDASWRIDLTETKTDTLTKETIDYIKTVDKDMTIIILKQDTPDDSYIERIAKLYHKVNPKIKVKIVDPDKNPVQIEKYLKKDETLRLGSVVIDDGNRWELINIVSMGGQDSNGNIVMKVESKITNTINKLMVDRDSTIYLLTGHGEKDINGIYDIKEDLNDIMFSVVNLNLLAEGKVPDDAYSLAILGPTKDISDKERDIIKEYLENGGNITMAIDVDTTNSNFKNIKEIITGYNLKLEDNFVCEGKGHCAADEPIALLPRLSYNKYTQNIIRNGLTIYMPLARSIDLIDKENKDVEATPILMTSEKSWAETNYEELPPVKDEKDAKGPLAVGAIAIKKNEDKESKLVLFGNSIFIDNQLLRQYATLGNKEVFTTSIKWFETEEITKIEVKPKLVKAAKYTTNSNKKLMLAAGSLSIPLVLMAAGAFVFIKRRD
- the recJ gene encoding single-stranded-DNA-specific exonuclease RecJ, which encodes MCECENKVWKYKYIDESKVQEIKSRVLVSDFLAKVLATLNVDVEDMESFLKPRLSSMNDPFLLKDMNKCVYRIVKALDDGEHIVIFGDYDVDGITSTAIMYDFLTELGGKVDYYVPNRLSEGYGLSKSAVDNALEKKPDLIITVDCGITSVQEVDYIRSKGVEIIITDHHECGSKLPNAYGVINPMRDDNKYPFRSLAGVGVALKLIIALCKEKDFGDQYLKYMDIVLLGTVADVVSLTDENRAMVRYGLKKMNKMPNLGISKLIEASGIRSREITTSNVGFGLAPRLNAAGRLGDATQCVELLTTRDKNRAEHIANFLEHENRERKKTEQAILEEALEKIKANGLDKDKVIVVSDENWHRGVIGIVASRITDMYFKPSIVLTMKDGIANGSARSIKNFDLFCAISECKDLLVNFGGHKMAAGLTINQNNIDLLRKRINEYADEKLDLEGMRDVLDITMQLDITDITLENAKKLEHLKPFGSDNPVPIFSCYNMKVVGIRVMTEGKHLKLVLGGGNLNSTVEALGFNMGNIARTIHVDDHVDVVFELGRNNWNGRENVQMIIKDMIKYDG
- a CDS encoding discoidin domain-containing protein gives rise to the protein MKKQIVKKSFERIFEVIVIPVALLGLFAFAPCVTSFVYAEDLPCVEETHECEGLDSDEAQDEETYKWGRVDLDEVQDEETHECEGANSDEAQDDLIFEINSLNSKFVWGDKVFSPYVQLSSGNKININDVYAKTGQKYYTFAFMNNNNGIPAWRGKYNYNSGLYDEEIDKLRRNGGNIIISFGGANTKEMAPAIKDVNKLQAAYQSVIDYYDLTWIDLDIEGEILKDKAANTRRNKALVGLQKKRPKVVYSYCLPADPRGLSSKAVALLKDAKEQGVRVDVVNVMAMDYGDSIAPNPEGKMGYYAIKTAEETKKQLEKIGYKDTKVGVTVMIGMNDVKSEIFRIKDAKELLAWANKTSWVRYLGFWSVNRDNGNGSGAKEANGKHSSISQSLYEFTNVFKAFKKDGTMSNFTASTNLALKKNVTCSSVEEGTDLVAKNVVDGDMETRWASEEKKNNPEWIQVDLGKKMIINKVDIRWEAAYAKDFKIEVSTDGNTYKTVATVDNNTSTSTSNTFASVDARYVRVYCTKKATEYGYSIFDIGVYNTRQTPENTNLALKKPVICSSVEEGTDLVAQNAVDGTRKTRWASEEKKNNPEWIQVDLGSVMTINQVDINWEAAYAKEFKIEVSTDGKTYKTVATVKDNTKTDTYTEFDVVDARYVRVYCTEKATEYGYSIYELGVFNVQR